A stretch of Christensenellaceae bacterium DNA encodes these proteins:
- a CDS encoding xylose isomerase — MIATGIFTGYYPETIDDTIKKIKAGGFSCVQLDVSFKDCDATKETLTKEKANMIRDKFRDANLPVVAVSAYTNFVHSDPLQRKKNMDYIKSMMERALDLGSPYVASETGTYCQDSDWVWDDKNATEQAYEQACEAIYELTKFGREVGATFIMENYVNNVIGSIEQIQRVFKDVNMPNLKLICDPTNYFDQDNINDVDGQLKRIFNALEDKMVIAHAKDIKLAQDTGEKHADIDADESHSFRGSGAVELPAAGLGILNYDLYMKLLGKFHPNIPLIIEHLDEGDIPRAKAFVEKALKRQGV, encoded by the coding sequence ATGATTGCGACAGGCATTTTTACAGGCTATTATCCGGAAACGATCGACGATACGATCAAGAAAATCAAAGCAGGCGGGTTTTCATGCGTGCAGCTTGACGTTTCCTTTAAAGACTGCGACGCGACCAAGGAAACGCTCACCAAAGAAAAGGCAAATATGATCCGCGATAAATTCCGCGACGCGAACCTGCCCGTCGTGGCGGTCTCCGCGTACACGAATTTTGTGCACAGCGATCCGTTGCAGCGTAAAAAAAATATGGACTATATTAAAAGCATGATGGAGCGCGCGCTCGATCTCGGGAGCCCGTATGTGGCGAGCGAGACAGGTACATACTGCCAGGACAGCGACTGGGTATGGGACGATAAGAACGCGACGGAGCAGGCGTATGAGCAGGCGTGCGAGGCCATTTATGAGCTGACAAAATTCGGACGCGAGGTTGGCGCGACGTTTATCATGGAAAACTATGTGAACAACGTGATCGGCTCGATCGAGCAGATACAGCGTGTTTTTAAAGATGTGAATATGCCCAACTTAAAGCTGATATGCGACCCGACAAATTATTTTGACCAGGACAATATAAACGACGTGGACGGACAGCTAAAGCGTATTTTCAACGCGCTGGAGGATAAGATGGTGATTGCACACGCAAAGGATATTAAGCTTGCGCAGGATACGGGAGAAAAGCATGCGGATATTGATGCGGATGAATCCCATAGCTTCCGTGGTTCCGGAGCGGTCGAGCTGCCTGCGGCGGGACTCGGGATCCTCAATTACGATCTGTATATGAAGCTGCTCGGCAAATTCCATCCGAATATCCCGCTTATCATCGAACATCTCGATGAGGGAGACATTCCCCGCGCGAAAGCTTTTGTGGAAAAAGCGCTTAAACGCCAGGGAGTATAA
- a CDS encoding GGDEF-domain containing protein — MSAKIREKSIFRKFMIPLLIIMVIQAFLFACIFLFGGTIRHLNNNSFDILTDRTLSRKNYLQNEMVQHWSNINPFEKGITDKIEDVLAEHNITSGQIDKTVAPAILNEVAEDLLSMLRENSTSGSFLVLDGTDGSTAKAGIYLLDMDPTTNSADNSDLLIEYAPSSVTKQLGLPLDSTWSPDFSLEPSNSASKYYYNPFNAGKEYPDVDTEDLGYWSLPHQVSPNSSQTVITYTRPLRLSDGSVIGVIGTSISTDYIASILPYEEINLDGKGSYLLGIGSEGSTTIQNVVTSGPMARMFIGSADSTAFVDKNDYNGIYEFQQNERVTSTVYANMQPLRLYNSNTPFEQEQWTLAGFIEGRYLLDSSFQVIFMVLISLAIAIVFGLICINVVGMKLTRPITSLVNIMRNSSAQLPVAFPKTQIREIDRLADAVEALNHDVSQSASKLSQIIQAANISIGAFEYFPATNQVLITGRFFSLFGLPESDLNSYYMPATEFKKQMQEVIPYSQPSSEDNTYLYKIPFGTGDIRWLRLKIIQKGDAYLGVLSDITQETLEKHKLEFERDYDLLTNLLNRRAFHSRMQEVFRHKADIRTAAFMLWDLDNLKYINDTYGHDYGDSYLRKTADVLRGFSSYNNAIVSRMSGDEFYIFLYGYDSKEQLREIIDTVKTNMDNAQIQLPNAAETHIRASVGVAWYPDDATNYFDLIRYADFAMYTVKNTGKGRVAEFDQSLYDRDAFLLHSNEELNCLLEQEFIDYVFQPIVDARTGDIFGYEALMRPASQTLITPVDVLRIAHSQAQLHRVEKLTMFSSIRAFAQYPEIARTHKVFVNTLPSQMLDADDLEKFGNEFHDLLHHIVFELMESEHLNESFTEEKMRYIKQWNAQVAIDDYGAGYSNDSMLLSINPDYVKIDMSIVRNIDTDKNRQMLLENILGYLKIRNIKTIAEGIETSSEMLTLLSYGVDYLQGFYLGLPTSIPATSSPRAQEIRDYHTI; from the coding sequence ATGTCCGCCAAAATAAGGGAAAAATCCATCTTCAGGAAATTCATGATTCCCCTTTTGATCATCATGGTCATTCAGGCGTTCTTGTTCGCGTGTATTTTTCTCTTTGGCGGTACCATCCGCCACCTCAACAACAATTCTTTTGACATCCTGACGGACCGTACCTTGAGCCGCAAAAATTACCTGCAAAATGAGATGGTGCAGCATTGGTCCAATATCAACCCCTTTGAAAAAGGCATTACCGACAAAATCGAGGACGTTTTGGCCGAGCATAATATCACGTCCGGCCAGATAGACAAGACAGTCGCTCCCGCTATTCTAAATGAGGTTGCGGAGGATCTTTTATCGATGCTGCGCGAAAACAGTACAAGCGGTTCCTTTCTGGTTCTGGACGGCACGGACGGTTCTACCGCCAAAGCGGGCATATACCTGCTTGATATGGACCCCACTACCAATTCCGCCGACAATTCGGATTTGCTGATCGAATATGCTCCCTCCTCTGTTACCAAACAGTTGGGGCTTCCGCTCGACAGTACGTGGTCCCCCGATTTTTCCCTTGAGCCTTCGAACTCCGCCAGCAAATATTATTACAATCCTTTCAATGCCGGCAAGGAATATCCTGACGTTGATACGGAAGATCTCGGCTATTGGAGCCTCCCCCATCAGGTTTCGCCCAATTCATCCCAGACCGTCATAACCTATACCCGCCCCCTACGCTTATCCGACGGAAGCGTGATCGGCGTCATCGGGACGAGTATTTCCACGGATTATATCGCTTCTATCCTGCCGTATGAGGAAATTAACCTCGATGGAAAGGGATCTTATCTTTTGGGAATCGGAAGCGAGGGCTCCACTACAATCCAGAACGTCGTTACCAGCGGCCCAATGGCCAGAATGTTTATCGGCAGCGCGGACTCCACGGCGTTTGTCGATAAAAACGACTATAACGGTATTTATGAATTCCAGCAAAACGAGCGCGTTACCAGTACCGTCTACGCCAATATGCAGCCGTTGCGCCTTTATAACAGCAATACGCCTTTCGAACAGGAACAATGGACGCTTGCCGGCTTTATCGAGGGCCGTTATCTTCTGGATTCTTCTTTCCAGGTCATTTTCATGGTCTTGATTTCGCTCGCCATTGCCATTGTCTTTGGTTTGATTTGTATCAATGTCGTCGGCATGAAGCTGACCCGTCCTATTACCTCTCTTGTCAATATTATGCGCAATAGCAGCGCCCAGCTCCCCGTTGCCTTTCCGAAAACGCAGATCAGGGAGATCGACCGGCTTGCGGACGCTGTGGAAGCTCTTAACCATGACGTTTCCCAGTCCGCTTCCAAATTATCGCAGATTATCCAGGCCGCCAATATTTCCATCGGCGCCTTTGAATATTTTCCGGCAACAAACCAGGTCCTAATTACCGGCCGTTTCTTCTCGTTATTCGGCCTGCCCGAGTCCGACCTGAATTCTTACTACATGCCGGCCACGGAGTTCAAAAAGCAAATGCAGGAAGTCATTCCTTATTCGCAGCCCAGCAGCGAAGATAATACGTATTTGTATAAAATCCCTTTCGGTACAGGAGACATACGTTGGCTGCGTTTAAAAATCATTCAGAAAGGCGACGCCTATTTAGGTGTGCTTTCCGATATTACGCAGGAAACACTCGAAAAGCATAAGCTTGAGTTTGAGCGCGATTATGATCTGCTGACCAACCTGCTAAACCGCCGCGCGTTCCACTCCCGCATGCAAGAGGTTTTCCGGCATAAGGCCGACATCAGGACCGCCGCTTTCATGCTGTGGGATCTTGACAACCTCAAATACATCAACGATACCTACGGCCACGATTACGGTGACTCGTATCTGCGTAAAACAGCCGATGTATTACGCGGCTTTTCCTCATATAACAACGCGATCGTCTCCCGTATGTCCGGCGATGAGTTTTACATTTTCCTCTACGGGTACGACAGCAAGGAGCAGCTGCGCGAGATCATCGATACGGTCAAAACCAATATGGATAACGCCCAGATACAGTTGCCAAACGCTGCCGAGACCCATATTCGCGCGTCCGTCGGCGTCGCATGGTATCCTGACGACGCGACCAATTACTTTGACCTGATTCGCTATGCGGATTTTGCAATGTATACCGTGAAAAACACCGGTAAAGGGCGGGTGGCCGAATTCGACCAATCGCTTTACGACCGCGACGCTTTCCTGTTGCACAGCAACGAGGAATTGAACTGCCTTTTGGAGCAGGAGTTTATCGATTATGTATTCCAACCCATTGTCGACGCGCGCACAGGAGATATTTTCGGTTATGAGGCCTTGATGCGTCCCGCCTCCCAGACCTTAATTACCCCAGTGGATGTGCTGCGCATTGCCCATTCCCAGGCCCAATTGCACCGCGTCGAAAAATTGACGATGTTCAGTTCGATTCGGGCGTTCGCGCAATATCCGGAAATCGCGCGAACGCATAAGGTTTTTGTAAACACGCTTCCCAGTCAAATGCTCGACGCCGATGATCTGGAAAAATTCGGCAACGAGTTTCACGACCTGCTTCATCATATCGTTTTTGAGCTCATGGAAAGCGAACATTTGAACGAATCCTTTACCGAGGAAAAAATGCGCTATATAAAACAATGGAACGCACAGGTCGCCATCGACGATTACGGCGCCGGTTACAGTAACGATTCCATGCTTTTATCCATTAATCCGGACTACGTCAAAATCGATATGTCTATCGTGCGGAATATCGATACGGATAAAAACCGCCAGATGCTCCTTGAGAATATACTCGGTTATTTGAAGATCAGAAATATCAAAACAATTGCCGAGGGCATAGAAACCTCCTCGGAAATGCTTACTTTGCTTTCCTACGGCGTCGATTATCTGCAGGGTTTTTATTTGGGACTTCCCACATCCATCCCCGCAACCTCAAGTCCGCGCGCCCAGGAAATACGCGATTACCATACAATATAA
- a CDS encoding lipoprotein: MYKNIMKVIAILVAVVFLVSGCAPSASGAKLDPSDPVTLELWHYYNGPQKIAFDNLVSEFNDTVGLEKGIIVEAFSQGSIDELLNKVVDASNKKVGADDIPDIFAAYSDTAYAVDQLGLVADLDPYFTQEELDQYFPSYIEEGRFDKEKSLKIFPIAKSTEVMMVNQTDWDKFAQATGATYDDLSTIEGVTATAKKYYEWTDSLTDTPDDGKAFFGRDAIANYIISGMIQQDVTIFDVGNNGNATFQLDENALRKIWDNYYIPYINGYFGAFGKFRSDDAKTGDLIALVCSTSGAAYFPTEVTINDNESYPIECKVLPNPCFDGAQRYSIQQGAGMVVTKSDEKTEYAAAEFLKWFTDAERNIDFSIGSGYLPVKKEANDPALIEKAFAKGEGEVNAPLEASVVTSIEQVNSDTLYTSTAFHNGLAARNILEYSISDKAKADREAVETMIAGGSTREEAVAAYDTDENFNAWLQELKDKLEETQQ; the protein is encoded by the coding sequence TTGTATAAGAATATTATGAAAGTTATTGCCATTCTTGTGGCAGTTGTTTTTTTGGTTTCCGGTTGCGCTCCATCCGCGTCGGGCGCTAAGCTTGACCCTTCCGATCCGGTCACCTTGGAACTGTGGCATTACTATAACGGCCCACAAAAAATCGCTTTTGACAATCTCGTCTCGGAATTCAACGACACGGTCGGCCTCGAAAAAGGCATCATTGTCGAAGCATTCAGTCAAGGCAGTATCGACGAACTGCTCAACAAGGTGGTTGACGCCTCCAATAAAAAAGTAGGCGCAGATGATATACCTGATATTTTTGCGGCTTATTCCGATACCGCCTACGCGGTCGACCAGCTTGGCCTTGTGGCGGATCTGGATCCTTATTTCACGCAGGAAGAATTGGATCAATACTTTCCTTCTTATATTGAAGAGGGCCGTTTTGACAAGGAGAAATCCTTGAAAATTTTCCCCATCGCCAAATCTACGGAAGTCATGATGGTCAATCAAACGGACTGGGATAAATTTGCGCAGGCCACAGGCGCGACCTATGACGATCTTTCCACCATCGAGGGCGTAACGGCGACCGCCAAAAAGTATTACGAATGGACGGACAGCCTGACGGATACACCTGACGACGGCAAAGCATTTTTTGGCCGTGATGCGATCGCCAACTATATCATCAGCGGCATGATACAGCAGGACGTAACGATATTCGACGTCGGCAACAACGGCAACGCCACCTTTCAACTGGATGAAAATGCCCTGCGCAAGATCTGGGACAACTACTATATCCCCTATATCAACGGTTACTTCGGCGCCTTTGGAAAATTCCGTTCCGATGACGCTAAAACGGGCGACCTGATCGCGCTCGTTTGCTCCACCAGCGGCGCCGCATATTTCCCCACCGAAGTAACCATCAACGACAACGAAAGTTATCCCATCGAATGCAAGGTTCTTCCCAATCCCTGTTTTGACGGCGCGCAGCGTTACAGCATCCAGCAGGGCGCGGGCATGGTGGTCACGAAGTCGGACGAAAAAACCGAGTACGCCGCCGCCGAATTTTTGAAATGGTTTACTGACGCGGAGCGCAACATCGATTTTTCCATCGGTTCCGGATACCTTCCCGTGAAAAAGGAAGCAAACGACCCCGCGCTGATCGAAAAAGCCTTTGCAAAAGGCGAAGGCGAGGTCAACGCGCCCTTAGAGGCGTCCGTCGTTACCTCGATCGAGCAGGTCAACAGCGATACGCTGTATACAAGCACCGCTTTTCATAACGGGCTTGCCGCGCGCAACATTTTGGAATATTCCATCTCCGACAAGGCGAAAGCCGACCGCGAGGCCGTCGAAACGATGATCGCAGGCGGCAGCACCCGTGAGGAAGCGGTCGCCGCTTATGATACAGATGAAAATTTCAACGCATGGCTGCAGGAACTAAAGGATAAACTGGAGGAGACCCAGCAGTAA
- a CDS encoding phosphatase: protein MKSSLFDGVEAVVFDLDGVIINSEPIHMNIINNIIRPYGKPLEVQDYQENFVGRCEKYCCGEIKRRYGVNLSEEEMIGQYKAEITRYFEETDNPPILPGIRKLLSALGARRIKMGVASSSSNRNIALSLKSAGLAQYFQAVASAEDAPRGKPHPDVYLNICKELAICPEKSIAIEDSEAGVAAAKAAGFYTVGFRNPDSGKQDLSSADRVIDAFEELMNEEMGA from the coding sequence ATGAAAAGCAGTCTGTTTGATGGCGTGGAAGCGGTGGTGTTTGATTTGGACGGCGTTATTATTAATAGTGAACCGATCCATATGAATATTATCAACAATATAATAAGGCCATATGGCAAACCCCTTGAAGTGCAGGATTATCAGGAAAACTTTGTCGGCAGATGCGAGAAATACTGCTGTGGGGAAATCAAGAGAAGATATGGTGTTAACCTGTCGGAAGAAGAGATGATCGGGCAATATAAAGCGGAAATCACGCGGTATTTTGAAGAAACGGATAACCCGCCGATTCTGCCGGGGATCCGTAAGCTTTTAAGCGCGCTCGGCGCTCGGCGTATCAAAATGGGGGTGGCGTCATCGTCATCCAATAGAAATATAGCTTTATCCCTGAAAAGCGCAGGGCTTGCTCAGTATTTTCAAGCGGTGGCCAGCGCTGAGGATGCGCCGCGCGGCAAACCCCATCCCGATGTTTATCTGAATATTTGCAAGGAACTGGCGATTTGTCCGGAGAAGAGCATCGCCATCGAAGATTCCGAGGCGGGCGTTGCGGCGGCGAAAGCGGCAGGTTTTTATACGGTAGGATTCCGGAATCCGGACTCTGGAAAGCAGGATCTTTCCTCTGCAGACAGGGTGATTGACGCGTTTGAGGAATTGATGAACGAAGAAATGGGAGCATAA
- a CDS encoding dTDP-glucose 4,6-dehydratase — MAAKVLVIGGSYFIGRVFSILAAREMDFELYVLNRGRFPLKNDRIRELKADRHDAQGLQSALAGTGSFDVVIDFCAYEQGDLRSMAKALTGGAGQYIYISSCSVFKPSSGTLKKEEAPLITEMGQYPGAEYAYGKMLLEKELWDVCGEYGIAGTVVRPSFVYGPFNYAPRESYYFKLIAEDKEIPFPVDSHCKFSFVYVKDVARILMGCAGNPGACGQAFNLAGTEQVTYRSLMDTLEKISGKQLRLRNVSVNDVYEMNIPLPFPLDQDELYDGSKAGDLLRFTYTPFEQGMKETYDVFL, encoded by the coding sequence ATGGCGGCAAAAGTATTGGTGATTGGCGGAAGTTATTTTATCGGGCGCGTATTTTCGATTCTGGCGGCGCGCGAAATGGATTTTGAACTATATGTACTGAACCGTGGACGATTTCCGCTTAAAAATGATCGGATCAGGGAACTTAAGGCGGACAGGCACGACGCGCAAGGACTGCAAAGCGCGCTTGCGGGAACGGGGTCCTTTGATGTCGTTATCGATTTTTGCGCGTATGAGCAGGGAGATTTACGGTCGATGGCCAAGGCCCTTACGGGAGGGGCGGGGCAGTACATATACATCAGCAGTTGCAGCGTTTTTAAGCCGTCCTCGGGCACGCTCAAAAAAGAGGAGGCTCCTCTGATCACAGAAATGGGACAGTATCCCGGCGCCGAATATGCGTACGGCAAAATGCTTTTGGAAAAGGAGCTGTGGGATGTGTGCGGCGAATATGGTATTGCGGGTACGGTCGTGCGGCCCTCGTTCGTATACGGCCCTTTCAATTACGCGCCGAGGGAATCTTATTATTTTAAGCTGATTGCAGAAGATAAGGAAATTCCGTTTCCTGTGGATTCGCACTGCAAATTTTCTTTCGTTTATGTTAAGGATGTCGCGCGTATCCTGATGGGGTGTGCCGGAAATCCAGGCGCCTGCGGACAGGCGTTCAATTTGGCGGGAACCGAGCAGGTGACGTACCGCAGCCTGATGGATACTTTGGAGAAGATAAGCGGCAAGCAACTGCGCTTGCGGAATGTAAGCGTAAACGACGTATATGAAATGAATATTCCGCTTCCGTTTCCTTTGGACCAGGATGAACTGTACGACGGGAGCAAGGCGGGGGATCTCCTCCGATTCACCTATACGCCGTTTGAGCAGGGAATGAAAGAAACGTATGACGTCTTTTTGTAA
- a CDS encoding AMP-binding protein: MSELMEITIGDLLTKQARQYPDHEAVVAPYLDVRYTYKEFDELTDTIARGFMGMGIQKDDKVSIWASNYPEWIITQFATAKMGAVMVTVNTNYKQFELEYLLKQSDTKALIMMQGVKDNNYLDHIYGLCPELKECKPGELHSERLPFLKNVIYLDREDKPGMFQWDDLLEFAKKVTPEQLEQRKAELDIHDVINMQYTSGTTGFPKGVMLTHYNLVNNGMAIGDCMKFTHNDILCINVPLFHCFGCVLGVMASYTHAATMVLIDHFNPVKVMNAIQQEKCTAVHGVPTMFISMLDHPDFDKYDFSTLRTGIMAGSPCPIEFMKRAMSDMNMSEITITYGQTESSPAITMTTTTDPIEVRVATVGKKIPGVEAKIVDPETGEDAPYNVQGEIVARGYNIMKGYYKMPEATAQAIDKDGWLHTGDLGTMDEAGYFKITGRLKDMIIRGGENIYPREIEEFLYTNPKVRDVQVIGVPDKRYGEEVLACVILKDDETATEEEMIDFVKNGLSRFKSPRYVRFVDGFPMTASGKIQKYKMREWAIEELDLKDAAKIETA; encoded by the coding sequence ATGTCTGAATTGATGGAAATAACAATCGGGGATTTGCTCACCAAGCAGGCGCGGCAGTATCCGGATCACGAGGCTGTGGTTGCCCCGTATCTTGACGTACGCTATACGTATAAGGAATTTGACGAATTAACGGATACCATTGCACGCGGCTTTATGGGTATGGGAATCCAAAAGGACGATAAGGTTTCGATTTGGGCGAGCAACTATCCGGAATGGATCATCACCCAGTTCGCGACTGCGAAAATGGGCGCGGTCATGGTCACGGTCAATACAAATTATAAGCAGTTCGAGCTGGAATACCTTTTAAAGCAGAGCGATACAAAGGCGCTTATCATGATGCAGGGCGTGAAAGACAACAACTATCTTGATCATATTTACGGTTTGTGTCCAGAGCTTAAGGAGTGTAAGCCGGGCGAGCTTCATTCAGAACGGCTCCCCTTTTTGAAGAATGTGATTTACCTTGACAGGGAGGATAAGCCGGGGATGTTCCAATGGGACGACCTTTTGGAATTTGCGAAAAAGGTGACGCCTGAGCAGCTTGAGCAGCGTAAGGCGGAACTCGATATTCACGATGTGATCAATATGCAGTATACGTCGGGCACCACGGGATTTCCCAAGGGCGTTATGCTTACGCATTATAACCTGGTCAATAACGGTATGGCGATCGGAGACTGCATGAAGTTTACGCATAACGATATTCTGTGCATCAATGTTCCGTTGTTCCATTGTTTTGGCTGCGTGCTGGGCGTTATGGCTTCCTATACGCACGCCGCGACGATGGTGCTCATCGACCACTTCAATCCAGTCAAGGTCATGAACGCGATTCAGCAGGAAAAATGCACGGCGGTGCATGGGGTGCCGACGATGTTTATTTCGATGCTGGACCATCCGGACTTTGATAAATATGATTTTTCGACGCTGCGTACCGGCATTATGGCGGGTTCACCCTGTCCGATTGAATTCATGAAGCGCGCGATGTCCGATATGAACATGAGCGAAATTACCATTACATACGGACAGACGGAATCTTCGCCGGCGATTACAATGACGACGACGACAGATCCGATCGAAGTCCGCGTTGCGACGGTGGGCAAGAAGATTCCGGGCGTGGAAGCGAAGATCGTTGATCCGGAAACGGGCGAGGACGCGCCTTATAATGTGCAGGGAGAGATCGTCGCCCGTGGGTATAACATTATGAAAGGGTATTATAAGATGCCCGAGGCGACTGCACAGGCGATCGATAAGGACGGCTGGCTGCATACGGGAGACCTCGGTACGATGGATGAAGCCGGTTATTTCAAGATCACCGGCCGCTTGAAAGATATGATCATCCGCGGCGGGGAAAACATCTATCCACGGGAGATCGAGGAATTTTTGTACACAAACCCAAAGGTGCGCGACGTCCAGGTGATCGGCGTACCGGACAAGCGGTATGGGGAAGAAGTACTGGCCTGCGTGATTCTAAAGGATGATGAGACGGCGACGGAAGAAGAAATGATTGATTTTGTGAAAAATGGCCTCTCGCGTTTCAAATCGCCGCGTTATGTGCGTTTTGTAGACGGTTTCCCGATGACGGCGAGCGGTAAAATCCAGAAGTATAAAATGCGGGAATGGGCGATCGAAGAGCTGGATTTAAAGGATGCGGCGAAAATCGAAACCGCATAA
- a CDS encoding prolipoprotein diacylglyceryl transferase, producing the protein MIDKIAVHNFLGIEGLDIAWYGILIACGIVVGVAVAVYEAKRRGYTAELLVDFMILALPLAIVGARLYYVAFEWDYYSQHPEQIIAIWEGGIAIYGAIIGGIIAAVILSKWRKFPLGRLLDICAPGLIVGQAIGRWGNFVNEEAFGNVVTDPNLQFFPYAVYIQERWTGTEWIVNQWVQATFFYESMWDLGVLALLLVYARRAKHDGNVFAMYLIGYGIGRFWIEGIRISTLQLWPGMPVSQFLSLVLIAVGLVYILVMRKRNKPNVLYEGKYCKDFQKAEA; encoded by the coding sequence ATGATAGATAAAATAGCGGTACATAATTTTTTAGGGATCGAAGGCCTCGATATTGCGTGGTATGGGATACTGATCGCATGCGGTATCGTAGTAGGCGTAGCGGTTGCCGTATATGAAGCGAAACGGCGGGGCTATACGGCAGAACTGCTTGTTGATTTCATGATTTTGGCTTTGCCGCTCGCGATTGTAGGCGCGCGCCTTTATTATGTCGCCTTTGAATGGGATTACTATTCGCAGCATCCGGAACAGATCATCGCGATCTGGGAGGGGGGGATCGCGATTTATGGCGCGATCATAGGCGGTATAATCGCTGCCGTTATCCTCTCGAAATGGCGTAAATTTCCGTTGGGAAGGCTGCTCGATATTTGCGCGCCCGGGCTGATTGTTGGACAGGCTATCGGCAGATGGGGAAATTTTGTCAACGAGGAAGCGTTCGGCAACGTGGTTACAGACCCGAATCTGCAGTTTTTTCCATATGCCGTATATATTCAGGAACGATGGACGGGAACAGAATGGATCGTGAACCAGTGGGTGCAGGCGACGTTCTTTTATGAAAGCATGTGGGACCTCGGCGTTTTGGCGCTGCTGCTCGTTTATGCGCGGCGCGCAAAGCATGACGGAAACGTCTTTGCCATGTACCTGATCGGCTATGGGATCGGGCGTTTCTGGATCGAGGGAATCCGTATTTCCACGCTGCAGTTGTGGCCGGGAATGCCGGTATCTCAGTTCCTCTCTTTGGTTTTGATTGCGGTGGGACTGGTATATATTCTGGTTATGCGGAAGAGGAACAAACCAAACGTTCTTTATGAAGGAAAGTATTGCAAAGACTTTCAAAAAGCAGAAGCATAA
- a CDS encoding nicotinate phosphoribosyltransferase codes for MRNLTMMTDLYQLTMMYGYFKAGKHKDKAVYDLFFRRQGDETNYAVCAGLEQVIELVNNIRFEKEDIAYLHSLNLFGEDFLEFLKDFRFTGEIYAIPEGTVVFPMEPLVRVCAPICEAQLIETALLNIVNHQTLIATKASRVVYAAQGDAVLEFGLRRAQGPDAGIYGARAALIGGCSSTSNVLTAQMFGATAAGTHAHSWVMSFPDELSAFRAYAETFPTNCMLLVDTYDTLKSGVPNAIQVFKELSAKGYEPVGIRLDSGDLAYLSKQARRMLDDAGFKQARIFASGDLDEYTIADLKQQGAKIDVWGVGTKMITGHDCPALGGVYKLSANEADGKMVPKLKISENLWKITNPGIKKIARIYGKEDGMAIADLIMLQDEHIDESKPLTIFDPLETWKKMTLTDFTIRELLVPVFEDGKQVYTSPTLKEIQEYARHDMATFWDEFKRIKRPHLYKVDLSDELYNLKKKLLNK; via the coding sequence GTGAGAAACTTAACGATGATGACAGATCTGTACCAGCTAACCATGATGTATGGCTATTTCAAAGCTGGTAAGCATAAGGACAAGGCGGTTTACGACCTGTTTTTCCGCCGCCAGGGAGACGAAACCAATTATGCGGTGTGCGCGGGACTGGAGCAGGTTATCGAACTGGTCAACAATATCCGCTTTGAAAAAGAGGATATTGCCTACCTGCATTCCCTGAATCTGTTCGGAGAAGATTTTCTGGAGTTCTTAAAAGATTTTCGCTTTACCGGCGAAATCTACGCGATACCGGAGGGAACGGTGGTGTTTCCGATGGAACCTTTGGTGCGTGTGTGCGCGCCTATTTGCGAGGCGCAGCTTATCGAGACGGCGCTTTTGAATATCGTCAACCATCAGACCCTGATCGCTACGAAAGCGAGCAGGGTGGTCTATGCAGCGCAGGGAGACGCGGTACTGGAATTCGGATTGCGCAGGGCGCAAGGACCGGACGCCGGTATTTACGGCGCGCGGGCGGCGCTTATCGGCGGCTGCAGCAGTACATCCAACGTCCTGACGGCACAGATGTTCGGAGCGACGGCGGCGGGAACGCATGCGCATAGCTGGGTGATGAGTTTTCCGGACGAACTGTCGGCGTTTCGCGCCTATGCGGAAACGTTTCCGACTAATTGTATGTTGCTGGTGGATACTTATGATACGCTGAAAAGCGGCGTGCCAAACGCGATACAGGTATTCAAAGAATTAAGCGCAAAAGGATATGAACCGGTTGGTATCCGACTGGATTCCGGTGACCTCGCGTATCTTTCCAAACAGGCGCGCAGGATGCTGGACGATGCGGGCTTCAAACAAGCGCGTATCTTTGCCTCCGGCGACCTCGATGAATATACGATCGCGGATTTAAAACAGCAGGGCGCAAAAATCGACGTGTGGGGCGTGGGAACCAAGATGATAACGGGCCACGATTGTCCGGCGCTGGGCGGCGTTTACAAGCTGAGCGCCAATGAAGCGGACGGTAAAATGGTGCCTAAGCTGAAAATCAGCGAGAACCTTTGGAAAATCACCAATCCCGGTATTAAAAAAATAGCGCGTATCTATGGGAAAGAAGACGGCATGGCAATTGCCGACCTGATCATGCTGCAAGATGAGCATATCGACGAAAGCAAACCGCTGACGATTTTTGATCCCCTGGAAACATGGAAAAAAATGACGCTCACGGATTTTACGATCAGGGAACTGCTGGTTCCGGTTTTTGAAGACGGTAAACAGGTGTATACATCCCCGACATTGAAAGAGATACAGGAGTATGCGCGCCATGATATGGCGACTTTCTGGGATGAGTTTAAGCGTATCAAGCGTCCGCACCTTTATAAGGTGGATTTATCGGACGAGCTATATAATTTGAAGAAGAAACTATTGAACAAATAA